From Pararhizobium sp. A13:
AAAAGCCGCTGGAGTCGCTGGGCAGCGGCGCAAAGATCGTCGAACTGGACGACGCGCCCGGGCTCGAAAAGCTGAAATTCCGCGAAGGCGGCGCCTTCGAACCGCATGACGACGGCGACGAGCAGGAGGCAAGTGCGGAGGGCGCCGGGGACCACGCCCACGAAGAGGGCCATCACCACGACGAGGGTGAATTCGACATGCACCTCTGGCTCGATCCGGCCAATGCCAAGGCGATGGCCGCCGAGATCGAAACGACGCTGGCGGCCGCAGATCCGGACAATGCCGCCACCTACAAGACCAATCTCGAGGCCCTGAACACACGGCTCGATGCCCTCGACAAGACACTCGAAGAGGCGGTCGCACCGATCAAGGACAAGCCCTTCATCGTCTTTCATGATGCCTATCAATATTTCGAGCATCGCTACCATGTGAAGGTGGCAGGCTCGATCACGGTGAGCCCCGAGACCCTGCCGGGCGCCGAACGCCTGTCGCAGATCCACGCCAAGATCGTCGAACTGGGCGCGACCTGCGTCTTTGCCGAACCGCAGTTCGAGCCGAAGCTCGTCAATGTCGTGCTCGAAGGCACGCCGGCGAAATCGGGCACGCTCGACCCGGAAGCGGCTACCCTCGATGCCGGCCCCGACC
This genomic window contains:
- a CDS encoding zinc ABC transporter substrate-binding protein, with amino-acid sequence MSLKKSLFFTSSLLLAPSMLLATGTAHAEVPHVVVSIKPIHSLVASIMQGVGEPALIVEGAASPHTYSMKPSNASALENANIVFWVGHGLEAFLEKPLESLGSGAKIVELDDAPGLEKLKFREGGAFEPHDDGDEQEASAEGAGDHAHEEGHHHDEGEFDMHLWLDPANAKAMAAEIETTLAAADPDNAATYKTNLEALNTRLDALDKTLEEAVAPIKDKPFIVFHDAYQYFEHRYHVKVAGSITVSPETLPGAERLSQIHAKIVELGATCVFAEPQFEPKLVNVVLEGTPAKSGTLDPEAATLDAGPDLYFQLMEGIGTSLKTCLSNGS